From Bradyrhizobium sp. AZCC 1610:
TGCGCTCGTCGCCCATCAACCGCATCAGCGCATCGACCAGCTTTTGATCGACGGCGCTGGATTCGACGATCGCCCCGCCGCTTGCCTCGGCCTGAACCTCAGGCGCCGCCGGGAACAGGTCGGCGCCGTCGACGCGCATCATAGCGGTCGAGATCGCTGCCACCACTCCGGCCAACACGGCCGAATTCACCGTGTTGGCAATTTCGGCTGCGCCGCTGCCGGACAGCGAGATCTGCAGCACTGCGTTCAGCCCGCCATACAGCGCGGCGGCGCTCACGATGAAGATGCGGACGCGACGCCGGCCCTCGACGAGATCCGACGACCAGGATGTGATGGTCTGCGCGACGGCCAGGACGATAAAGCCGAGCGCCAGCAGATTGACTGCGATAATGGATAGCCGCACACCGGATGCCGGCGCCAGCCACATGCAATTGACGAAACTGAAAGCCGCGACCGCCGCCCAGATCAGCGCGTGCCACCATCGCAGCCTGAACGCCTCGTCGAACAGCGCCCGCGTGAACAGCCAGAACACCACGACATTGCCGGTCGACAGCGCGATCACAGGCGCATGCACTGCCGCGACCTGCGACGTCGCCCCGATCGATGCGGTCACGGCATGCGCCGCCGACCCCAGCGCGAACGCCGCGGCCAATCGTCCGGCGAGCACCGTGCCGAAGCCGCGAAACAGCGACGCCGCCAGCACCAGCAGCAGCGCCACGGTGGCGCCGCGCAAGGCGATGTCGATGGTGGAAAGCAGCATTCGGTCGGTCCGTTGGCGCGGTCATCCGCGCATGTCAATCTAGTGCGAGTCGTCGCTTGGTTCAATTTTACGCCGATTGACCTTTCCAGCTATCGCGCGACGTCACCCAGCGTTCATTGGTCTTGCTTAACAAATCAACTTCGCCATCTCTCCTTGCCCCCAGCCGTCGCGCGACGCTCTTGGACGGCTCGTTGCTGGCTTCGATGCAATGGATGATCTCGTCAATCTCGAAACTCGCGAATACCCAGTCGATCGACGCCCGCGCTGCCTCCACCGCGTAACCCTTGCCGCGATATGCACGGTCGATACCCCAGCCGACCTCAAAGCCCGGCCACCCCGGCGGCGACCACGGCCCGACGCGGCCGATATAGCGGCGGCTCGATTTTTCCTCGACGGCGAACATGCCGAAGCCATGCAGCGCCCAATGCCCCGATATCACGGCGGCATTGCGCCATCCGCCGATTTCGGTGGTGATCGCCTTGCCGTCAGGCGTGATGAAGCGCGCGGTATCGGGATCGGACAGCATCGCCGTATTCGCGGCAATGTCGTCGCTGCGCCATGGGCGCAGAATCAGGCGCGCGGTCTCGAGGATGGGACCATCGACCTTCAACAATCTGGCGCCGGGCTTGAGTGGAGGGATCATGGCTCATCATTCTCCTATATCTCCCTGCGAAAGCAGGGACCCATAACCACCGTTGTGAGTTGCTGGAGACGATATCTGCCATTGCCGCCAAACGATAGGACACGGAGTATGGGTCCCTGCGCCCGTGCGCAATTGCGCACTAGGCAGGGACGACATGTGGAGGCATTTGAGTGCTATCCCGCAGTTTCTGCTATGATCTCCGCAAACATCAAGGAGTCCCCCATGAGCTGGCAACCGTCCAACGATCCCGTGCTCGGCGATCCCAAGACCTGCGACGCGCTCGATCTCATCATCGTGCCGCGCACCCGCGATCTCGGCGATGGTTTCGCGGTGCGCCGCGCGCTGCCGCATGGCAAGCGACAGATGGTCGGGCCCTTCATCTTCTTCGATCATTTCGGCCCGGTGCAGTTCATGGCCGGCAAGGGCATGGACGTGCGCCCGCATCCGCATATTGGCCTTGCCACCGTCACCTATCTGTTCGACGGCTCGATCACGCACCGCGACAGCGAGGGCAACATCCAGGAGATCCAGCCCGGCGCCATGAACCTGATGACGGCGGGGCGCGGCATCGCGCATTCCGAGCGCACGCCTGACGTGCAGCGCCGCGACGGCCAGAAGATGCTGGGCCTGCAAAGCTGGATCGCGCTGCCGGCTGGCTCCGAGGAAATCGCACCGTCGTTCCAGCACTACGCCGCCGAGGCGCTGCCGACCGTGAAGGAGAGCGGCTTCACCGCGCGCATCATCGCGGGCAGTTCGTTCGGCGCGAAATCGCCGGTCAGCATGGTGTCGCCATGGTTCTATAGCGAAGTGACGGCGCAAGCCGGGACCAGTGTCCCGCTCGACCCTGACCATGAAGAGCGCGCGATCTATCTGGTCGACGGCGAGGTCGAGATCGCGGGCGAGCGCTATGAGGGGCCGCGCCTCTTGATATTCCGGCCCGGTGACCGCATCACGGCGAAGGCCGTGAGGCCGATGCGGATGATGTTTCTGGGCGGCGACGCGCTGGAGGGGCCGCGGCACATCTGGTGGAATTTCGTCTCCTCCAGCAAGGAGCGGATCGAGCAGGCCAAACAGGACTGGAAAACCGGCCGGTTTGCAGCCGTTCCGCAGGAACATGAGTTCATTCCGCTGCCGGAGTGAGCTATTGCTCTGTATTCCCAATTTGCTCGAAAGCCTGACCGAATGAACGCGATGCTCGCCAGCGATTTGCCCCTGCCCCGGATCGGCCGCGGCAAGGTGCGCGACATCTATGCCGTCGGCGGCGACCGCGTGCTGCTGCTCACCACCGACCGCATCAGCGCGTTCGACGTCGTGATGGCCGAGACCATTCCGATGAAGGGCGCGGTGCTGACGCAGATCAGCGCGTGGTGGTTCCGCCAGCTCGAAGGCGTGGTGCCGCATCACATGATCAGCGCCGATGCCGACGAGATCATCCGCGAGGTGCCTGACCTGAAAGATCACCGCGCCGATATTCTCGGGCGCGCGATGCTGTGCAGGCGCACCACCGTCTTCCCGGTCGAATGCGTGATCCGCGGCTACATCTCGGGCTCGGCCTGGAAGGAATATGCCGCGTCCGGCACGCTCGCCGGCGAGGAGCTGAAAGACGGTCTCGTCGAAAGCGAGAAGCTCGACGCGCCGATC
This genomic window contains:
- a CDS encoding pirin family protein, with amino-acid sequence MSWQPSNDPVLGDPKTCDALDLIIVPRTRDLGDGFAVRRALPHGKRQMVGPFIFFDHFGPVQFMAGKGMDVRPHPHIGLATVTYLFDGSITHRDSEGNIQEIQPGAMNLMTAGRGIAHSERTPDVQRRDGQKMLGLQSWIALPAGSEEIAPSFQHYAAEALPTVKESGFTARIIAGSSFGAKSPVSMVSPWFYSEVTAQAGTSVPLDPDHEERAIYLVDGEVEIAGERYEGPRLLIFRPGDRITAKAVRPMRMMFLGGDALEGPRHIWWNFVSSSKERIEQAKQDWKTGRFAAVPQEHEFIPLPE
- a CDS encoding GNAT family N-acetyltransferase, encoding MIPPLKPGARLLKVDGPILETARLILRPWRSDDIAANTAMLSDPDTARFITPDGKAITTEIGGWRNAAVISGHWALHGFGMFAVEEKSSRRYIGRVGPWSPPGWPGFEVGWGIDRAYRGKGYAVEAARASIDWVFASFEIDEIIHCIEASNEPSKSVARRLGARRDGEVDLLSKTNERWVTSRDSWKGQSA
- a CDS encoding phosphoribosylaminoimidazolesuccinocarboxamide synthase, which produces MNAMLASDLPLPRIGRGKVRDIYAVGGDRVLLLTTDRISAFDVVMAETIPMKGAVLTQISAWWFRQLEGVVPHHMISADADEIIREVPDLKDHRADILGRAMLCRRTTVFPVECVIRGYISGSAWKEYAASGTLAGEELKDGLVESEKLDAPIFSPATKAETGHDENITIARVREILGADVAEKLESMARTVYNFGERIARHQGIIIADTKFEFGRAADGRIILIDEVMTPDSSRFWAADVYKPGRPQPSFDKQPLRDYLDAERHAGRWNGDAPPPPLPDSVVDATSKRYLEAYRRVTGTELQI
- a CDS encoding helix-turn-helix domain-containing protein, whose product is MLLSTIDIALRGATVALLLVLAASLFRGFGTVLAGRLAAAFALGSAAHAVTASIGATSQVAAVHAPVIALSTGNVVVFWLFTRALFDEAFRLRWWHALIWAAVAAFSFVNCMWLAPASGVRLSIIAVNLLALGFIVLAVAQTITSWSSDLVEGRRRVRIFIVSAAALYGGLNAVLQISLSGSGAAEIANTVNSAVLAGVVAAISTAMMRVDGADLFPAAPEVQAEASGGAIVESSAVDQKLVDALMRLMGDERIYRHDNVTIGTLATKLGIPEYRLRRLINQRLGYRNFNVFLNEHRIAEAKAALADPSQADVPVITIAMDAGFQSLGPFNRAFKAITGVTPSEYRRLKASPA